The following are encoded in a window of Methanobrevibacter ruminantium M1 genomic DNA:
- a CDS encoding energy-coupling factor ABC transporter substrate-binding protein, protein MERTTLIILAVICAIIFIAPLVMYSGLGEDDGYFGGADDAAGEAIEESGFKPWFSSIWEPPSGEIESLLFALQAAIGAIIIGYFFGYWRGQGKEE, encoded by the coding sequence ATGGAAAGAACAACATTAATTATTTTAGCAGTCATTTGTGCTATAATCTTCATAGCACCATTAGTTATGTACAGCGGTCTTGGTGAAGATGATGGATACTTCGGCGGAGCAGACGATGCAGCTGGCGAAGCTATTGAAGAATCTGGTTTTAAACCATGGTTCTCATCAATATGGGAACCACCTAGTGGTGAAATAGAAAGTTTATTATTCGCTCTTCAAGCAGCTATAGGTGCAATCATTATTGGTTACTTCTTCGGCTACTGGAGAGGACAAGGTAAAGAAGAATAG
- the cbiM gene encoding cobalt ECF transporter S component CbiM gives MHIMEGYLPLTWCIIWFVVSFIVVAYGIYQIKQIVDETPDSKALLAVSGAFMFILSSLKLPSVTGSCSHPCGNGLGAALFGPAVTAVLATIVLLFQAILLAHGGLTTLGANIFSMGIIGPFVAWLVYKACIKANISSTIAIFFAAFLGDLLTYVATSFQLAFAFPAPSFGSALTKFLVIFAVTQVPLAIGEGILTVIIWDRLKAYKPKLLDKLGVLAPNEA, from the coding sequence ATGCACATTATGGAAGGATATTTACCTTTGACATGGTGTATCATATGGTTCGTCGTATCATTCATCGTTGTCGCTTACGGTATCTATCAAATAAAACAAATTGTAGATGAAACACCTGACTCCAAGGCATTACTCGCTGTCAGTGGAGCATTCATGTTCATCTTATCATCTTTAAAACTCCCTTCCGTTACTGGAAGCTGTTCTCACCCTTGTGGTAACGGATTAGGTGCAGCATTATTCGGCCCTGCTGTAACTGCTGTACTTGCAACTATCGTACTCTTGTTCCAAGCAATCTTACTTGCTCACGGCGGATTAACCACTTTAGGTGCAAACATTTTCTCAATGGGTATTATAGGCCCATTCGTTGCTTGGCTCGTATACAAAGCTTGCATCAAAGCTAATATTTCATCAACCATTGCAATTTTCTTTGCAGCATTCTTAGGTGACTTATTAACTTATGTGGCTACTTCATTCCAATTAGCTTTCGCATTCCCTGCTCCTTCTTTTGGCAGCGCATTAACAAAATTCTTAGTTATCTTTGCAGTAACTCAAGTACCATTAGCTATTGGTGAAGGTATCTTAACCGTAATCATATGGGACAGATTAAAAGCTTACAAACCAAAATTATTAGACAAATTAGGTGTATTAGCTCCTAATGAAGCATAA
- the cobI gene encoding precorrin-2 C(20)-methyltransferase — protein MEKGKLYGVSIGPGDPELITVKAMNIISKSKYIATPHTGTGESLALSIVSQAIDLSNKEIMLLEFPMTKDKDILTKSHNEAAEAIIKVLDSGEDVAMLNLGDVTIYSTFDYTKDKLVERGYDVQVIPGVTSFCASASELKIGLTTMNEPLHIIPASGIDIKEALKMPGSKVFMKIGRSMPKLIEAIEELGLQDNVYAVENCGLENEKVYKGLKEFDEKMGYFTIVVVK, from the coding sequence ATGGAGAAAGGAAAATTATATGGTGTAAGCATTGGCCCGGGAGATCCTGAGCTAATAACTGTAAAGGCAATGAATATAATATCAAAATCCAAGTATATTGCAACTCCTCATACTGGAACAGGGGAATCCTTGGCATTGTCAATAGTGTCCCAGGCGATAGACTTGTCCAATAAGGAGATAATGCTTTTGGAGTTTCCTATGACAAAGGATAAAGATATATTGACTAAAAGCCATAATGAGGCTGCAGAAGCAATTATTAAGGTTCTTGACAGTGGAGAGGATGTTGCAATGTTGAATCTAGGTGATGTTACTATCTATTCAACTTTTGACTATACTAAGGATAAATTAGTGGAAAGAGGCTATGATGTTCAGGTTATTCCAGGTGTCACAAGCTTTTGTGCATCTGCATCTGAGCTTAAGATAGGCCTGACAACTATGAATGAGCCTTTGCATATCATTCCAGCAAGCGGAATAGACATTAAAGAAGCTCTTAAGATGCCGGGATCCAAGGTCTTCATGAAGATTGGAAGGTCAATGCCTAAGCTGATTGAAGCGATTGAGGAACTTGGTCTTCAAGACAATGTTTATGCAGTTGAAAACTGTGGTTTGGAAAATGAGAAGGTTTATAAAGGTCTAAAAGAGTTTGATGAAAAAATGGGCTATTTTACTATAGTCGTTGTTAAATAA